The following are from one region of the Microbacterium sp. BK668 genome:
- a CDS encoding alpha/beta hydrolase, translating into MHFITSPRRYSGVLERDFLLDGVPGILWLPEHSASGVPLILLGHPGGLGHMRQRLTARAVHAARDGFASATIELPGAGDRPRLADVDEARDDLRRALVEGRPVSAAIIDRLILPLVDRAVPEWQAALDALLSLPEIAGPVAYSGGIISIGVRLAAVEPRVVAAGLFAGSYVPRVILEEARRVTIPVHVLLQWDDEGNDRQVALDLFDAFASEEKSLYANMGGHTGVPPHAGEAAHGFFKRHLT; encoded by the coding sequence ATGCACTTCATCACATCGCCGCGACGTTACAGCGGCGTGCTCGAACGCGACTTTTTGCTCGACGGCGTTCCCGGCATCCTCTGGCTGCCCGAACATTCCGCCTCTGGGGTGCCGCTGATCCTGCTCGGCCATCCGGGCGGCCTGGGGCACATGCGCCAGCGGCTGACGGCCCGCGCCGTCCACGCCGCTCGTGACGGGTTCGCTTCCGCGACCATCGAGTTGCCGGGCGCAGGCGATCGCCCGAGGCTGGCGGATGTCGACGAAGCGCGGGACGATCTGCGCAGGGCGTTGGTGGAGGGTCGGCCGGTCAGCGCTGCCATCATCGACAGGCTGATCCTTCCCCTGGTCGACCGTGCGGTTCCGGAATGGCAAGCGGCCCTCGACGCGCTCCTGTCATTGCCGGAGATCGCAGGTCCCGTCGCGTACTCGGGAGGGATCATCTCGATCGGCGTGCGGCTGGCGGCCGTTGAGCCTCGCGTCGTCGCAGCCGGCCTGTTCGCCGGGAGTTACGTGCCGCGCGTCATCCTCGAGGAAGCGCGTCGGGTCACGATACCCGTGCACGTCCTCCTTCAATGGGACGACGAAGGCAACGACCGCCAGGTGGCGCTCGATCTGTTCGACGCATTCGCTTCCGAGGAGAAGAGCCTGTACGCCAACATGGGCGGACACACCGGTGTTCCGCCCCACGCCGGCGAAGCCGCTCACGGGTTCTTCAAGAGGCATCTCACCTGA
- a CDS encoding class I SAM-dependent methyltransferase, giving the protein MIYQDPLAYLLGIEGSALLDAWAGDHDQAFVEDRVAEIRRLLADGKLQNRGEVVERVAADVIYQQQAPDYDANAGGGLFAMDEPVITEWLAHREVGVALDAACGTGRFARILADLGHTVIGVDGSPDMLELARERVPEGDFHLGSVDRLPLADRSVDVVVCALALVHVSDLGPVFAEFARVLRPGGALLISDVHRELTTIGSGIKGLGPDGERRLAPAFRHLLGDYLRAALAAGLELRGCEEPALDWDDSPLPRPSSEIGDWPAWPWSLMAYVPEATRAVSGRPQLLLLHFAQPAP; this is encoded by the coding sequence GTGATCTACCAGGACCCTCTTGCCTATCTGCTCGGCATCGAAGGATCCGCTCTGCTCGACGCATGGGCCGGTGACCACGATCAGGCTTTCGTCGAAGACCGGGTCGCCGAGATCCGCCGCTTGCTCGCCGACGGGAAGCTCCAGAACCGCGGGGAGGTCGTGGAGCGCGTTGCCGCTGACGTGATCTATCAGCAGCAGGCGCCCGACTACGACGCGAATGCGGGCGGCGGCCTCTTCGCGATGGACGAGCCGGTCATCACCGAATGGCTGGCGCACCGCGAGGTCGGCGTCGCCCTGGATGCCGCGTGTGGCACTGGGCGATTCGCGCGGATTCTCGCCGACCTCGGCCACACCGTGATCGGCGTCGACGGGTCACCGGACATGCTCGAGCTGGCCCGAGAGCGTGTGCCGGAGGGCGACTTCCACCTGGGATCTGTCGATCGACTGCCTCTCGCTGACCGATCGGTCGATGTGGTCGTGTGCGCGCTTGCACTCGTCCACGTGAGCGATCTCGGCCCGGTGTTCGCCGAGTTCGCCCGCGTGCTGCGCCCGGGTGGCGCGCTCCTCATCTCAGACGTGCATCGCGAGCTCACGACGATCGGCTCGGGAATCAAGGGTCTGGGACCCGACGGCGAGCGCCGCCTCGCCCCGGCATTCCGGCATCTCCTCGGCGACTATCTTCGGGCGGCGCTCGCCGCAGGACTCGAGTTGCGCGGGTGCGAGGAGCCGGCCCTCGACTGGGACGACTCGCCGCTGCCGAGGCCGAGCAGCGAGATCGGCGACTGGCCGGCGTGGCCATGGTCTCTGATGGCATACGTGCCCGAGGCGACTCGCGCGGTCTCCGGCCGTCCGCAGCTGCTCCTCCTGCACTTCGCTCAGCCTGCGCCCTGA
- a CDS encoding TetR/AcrR family transcriptional regulator: MIDSVNTPFSQYSSPHPHPWETMSPRRYSMSVRAEQAAQTRDRILAAALACYRGKRMSATSLQAIARRADVSAGTILNQFGSADALADAVVEQLSSSLRVPDDRGWPDEAPAQRVQRLVAEMFEFYERSRPWFDTFRAELGEAPALRDGEAAYRRTIGELYGRVFGGALAEDRVRAAIVGLTNPSTFVALREAGMSVRDAAELIAETRNRTVSS, translated from the coding sequence ATGATCGATTCAGTCAATACACCGTTCAGTCAATATTCGAGCCCTCATCCACACCCGTGGGAGACCATGTCGCCGCGCCGCTACTCAATGTCCGTACGAGCCGAGCAGGCCGCCCAAACGAGGGATCGTATCCTCGCCGCCGCCCTGGCCTGCTACCGAGGAAAGAGGATGTCGGCCACGAGCCTTCAGGCGATTGCGCGTCGAGCGGACGTATCAGCGGGGACGATCCTCAACCAATTCGGATCCGCAGACGCACTCGCTGACGCTGTCGTCGAACAGCTGTCGTCCAGCCTTCGCGTCCCCGACGACAGGGGATGGCCGGACGAGGCGCCTGCCCAGCGCGTGCAACGTCTCGTCGCCGAGATGTTCGAGTTCTACGAACGGAGCCGACCCTGGTTCGACACCTTCCGCGCCGAGCTGGGTGAGGCGCCGGCACTCCGCGACGGCGAGGCCGCTTACCGGCGGACCATCGGCGAGCTCTACGGCCGCGTCTTCGGAGGAGCGCTCGCTGAGGACCGGGTGCGGGCCGCGATCGTCGGACTCACCAACCCCAGCACGTTTGTCGCGCTCCGCGAGGCCGGGATGTCTGTGAGGGATGCTGCGGAACTCATCGCGGAGACGCGCAACCGAACCGTTTCAAGCTGA
- a CDS encoding nitroreductase family deazaflavin-dependent oxidoreductase has translation MDNDVSEALHRSQIIDLTTTGRRSGLPRRIEIFLHNEDGVLFITGMPRRDRTRDWIHNITADPNVIVHLKHGIEADVPATARVITDPQEARPLIEAAARRWRRDDIEEMIAYSPLIVLTPAPSPAV, from the coding sequence ATGGACAACGACGTCAGCGAGGCACTGCACCGAAGTCAGATCATCGATCTGACGACGACCGGTCGCCGAAGCGGGCTCCCGCGCCGCATAGAAATCTTCCTGCATAACGAGGACGGCGTGCTGTTCATAACCGGGATGCCGCGTCGAGACCGCACGCGGGACTGGATACACAACATCACCGCAGACCCCAACGTCATCGTGCATCTGAAGCACGGCATCGAGGCCGACGTTCCTGCGACGGCGCGGGTGATCACCGATCCCCAGGAAGCGCGGCCGCTCATCGAGGCCGCAGCACGCCGGTGGCGCAGAGACGATATCGAGGAGATGATCGCCTACAGCCCGCTCATCGTGCTGACTCCGGCTCCCTCGCCCGCCGTCTGA